In Chrysoperla carnea chromosome 2, inChrCarn1.1, whole genome shotgun sequence, the following proteins share a genomic window:
- the LOC123293809 gene encoding NPC intracellular cholesterol transporter 2-like, whose protein sequence is MNKNIIFFVAFIFVETNTILAVDVSECNDDIPKPVNVDVKGCTQEPCSLPRGESITVNITFVVPYNSDILWAKVNPIVFGIPSVFELPDPNVCNALLNGYCPVDQNELLTYRLEMPVLSTYPKISLSIKFSIEDEN, encoded by the exons atgaataaaaacataatattttttgttgcttttATTTTTGTGGAAACTAATACGATTTTAGCAGTTGACGTATcagaat gtaATGACGATATACCCAAACCAGTAAATGTGGACGTTAAAGGTTGTACTCAAGAGCCATGTTCTCTACCAAGGGGTGAAAGTATTACAGTGAATATTACTTTTGTTGTGC cTTATAATTCAGATATATTATGGGCAAAAGTAAATCCAATTGTTTTTGGAATACCATCAGTATTTGAATTACCAGATCCAAATGTATGTAATGCTTTATTAAATGGATATTGTCCGGTTgatcaaaatgaattattaacatATCGTTTGGAAATGCCTGTACTTTCAACTTATCCAAAG atCTCTCTgagtatcaaattttcaattgaagatgaaaat